Proteins co-encoded in one Arachis stenosperma cultivar V10309 chromosome 7, arast.V10309.gnm1.PFL2, whole genome shotgun sequence genomic window:
- the LOC130941726 gene encoding trans-resveratrol di-O-methyltransferase-like — protein MEFQGGEQSDNAKLVKAQSHIWNHTFSFINSMSLKCAVELGIPDAIHNYGKPMPHSQLIASLPIHPSKTSFIHRLMRILIHSGIFVTEDVTNNNNEVEIGYVLTDSCIFLLKNNPFSVTTLILMNLGPTGTKPWHHLSDWFKNDDLTVFETAHGMTFWEYIDREPEYRKSFIDGMASDARVVSSLLLDDKWKGVFEGLESVVDVGGGTGTVAKAIAESFPKLKCSVFDLPCVVDGLQGTDNLKYIAGDMFVDPIPPSHAILLKWILHDWNDEECVKILKRCKEAIMHEDKGGKVVIIDMVVEDDNKKDYDRSLESQLFSDMLMMVLFSGKERNKIEWTNLIFSAGFTRYKITPIHGLMSLIEIYP, from the exons ATGGAATTCCAAGGTGGAGAGCAATCTGATAATGCCAAACTTGTTAAAGCTCAAAGCCACATTTGGAATCATACTTTCAGTTTCATAAACTCTATGTCACTGAAATGTGCTGTTGAATTAGGCATACCCGATGCAATACACAATTACGGCAAACCCATGCCCCATTCACAACTCATTGCTTCATTGCCAATTCATCCGTCAAAAACCTCCTTCATCCATCGCTTGATGAGAATCTTGATCCATTCCGGCATCTTCGTTACCGAAGATGTCACCAATAATAATAACGAGGTTGAAATTGGGTATGTTCTGACTGATTCATGTATTTTCCTACTTAAGAACAACCCCTTCAGTGTGACAACTTTGATTCTGATGAACCTTGGTCCCACCGGGACAAAGCCATGGCATCATTTGTCTGATTGGTTCAAGAACGACGATCTCACAGTATTTGAGACTGCACATGGAATGACGTTTTGGGAGTATATTGACCGCGAGCCTGAATATCGCAAATCCTTCATTGACGGCATGGCAAGTGATGCTCGAGTTGTTAGTAGTCTGTTACTTGATGATAAGTGGAAGGGAGTGTTTGAGGGATTGGAAtcggtggttgatgttggtggaGGCACTGGAACTGTTGCAAAGGCCATCGCCGAATCATTCCCAAAGTTGAAGTGCTCTGTATTTGATCTCCCATGTGTTGTTGATGGTTTGCAAGGAACTGACAACCTTAAATACATTGCAGGCGACATGTTTGTTGATCCTATTCCTCCTTCTCATGCAATTTTGTTGAAG TGGATTTTACATGACTGGAACGATGAGGAATGTGTGAAAATATTAAAGAGATGCAAGGAGGCAATCATGCACGAAGACAAAGGAGGGAAGGTCGTTATTATAGACATGGTGGTGGAGGATGATAACAAGAAAGATTATGACCGATCACTTGAAAGTCAGCTCTTCTCTGACATGCTTATGATGGTGTTGTTCTCTGGAaaagagagaaataaaatagaatggACTAACTTAATTTTTTCTGCTGGTTTTACTCGCTATAAAATAACTCCCATTCATGGATTAATGTCTCTCATTGAGATCTATCCATAG